ATATGAGTTTATGGTAGAGGCAGAAGGTGTATCTGGCAAACGATCTGAGCCGTTGGAGATAATGGTTAAAACGGAAAAGTCAGCTGAAGAAATTGCAGAAGAGACGGTTGATGAGGCGTTTTCTGTCATCGATTCTCTACCAAGTAAAGGTGAATTAGTTTTAGCGGACAGAGCCGATGTCGAAACAGCAAGAGGGTTGGTAGAGGAAGCGATTCAACTAGGTGCTAGTGAAGACGATATTAAGAATCTATCGAAGTTGGTTGAATTAGAGGAAGAGGTTGAGGAACTAGAGACTCAGGCAGAAGCAAGGGAAAAGGCTCTTCTTGCAGCGGAGACAGCGATTGAAGCGTTGCCGGATGAAGCAGAGCTTACAATCGAGGATCAGCCAGCTGTTGAAGAGGCAAGAGAGTTAGTCGAACAAGCTACTGATTTAGGCGCAAGTGAAATGGATATTGAAAAATTACCGAAACTAGTGGCTTTAGAAGAAAAAATCAGAGAGTTGGAACGCGAGGCAAAGGCAATAGCTGCGCTTCAAGAAGTGGAGACAGCGATCGAAGCGTTGCCGAGTGTGGACGAACTGACACTTGATGATAAGCCAGCGGTTGAACAAGTTCGTGAAAAAGTAAGGGAAGTAGATGAGCTAGGTATAAGCGAACTAGATGTTGATAACCTTACTAAATTGGTTGATCTAGAAGACAGGATAACAGAGTTAAAATTCCAGTTAGAGGCTAGAGAAGTGGCTGAAGGTGCAATCGATCGCTTACCGTCCGTCGATTCTTTGACAGAAATAAATGAACCAAATGTAAGGACTGCGAGAGATTTAGTAGATGAGGCTGTCGAATTAGGAGTTGTTGAATCTGAGATTACGAATCTCGATAAACTGATTGCGTTGGAAAAGAAACTCTCACAGTTAAAGCAGGAAAAGCGTATATCGTTAGCTGATCTGAAGGATCTACCAGACAAAAATGATGTCCAGTTAACGGATGTGCCTACGCATTGGGCGAGGGATGATATTAATACACTAACGAAAAAGGAGATCATTTTAGGTTACCCAGATTCTTCTTTCGGTCCCGATCGAAATATTAGCCGTGCGGAAGTCATGGTTATTGTTTCAAGAATTGTAACCCCATTTGCTGATGGGGAGCAGTTAGAATGGACCTTTGAGGATTCGGCACCTGAATGGGCGAGAGATGCGATCCTTGGTGGCGTTTCTCTTGGGTTGATTCAAGGTTATCCTTCGAATGAGTTTGGTGCAGGTGATCAAATTACTCGAGCAGAGTTAGTGATGATTTTAAATCGTGTCGTAGAGCTCGTCGATGAAAATGATCAAAAGAATATAGAGTCTACAGTTGAATTTAACGATGAAATCCCTGAGTGGGCGCAAGAAGAAATTAAGACGATCACACAACTGGGCATCATCAATGGATATGATGATCAAACATTCAGACCACAAGCTAAGGCAACAAGAGCTGAAGTAGCAGCTGTGATGAACAGACTACTGCAATAATTTAAGAAGAGACTGAGACAAAAGGTTTTACCTTTTGTCTCAGTCTCTTCTTTTCTTTGAGCGGGTGCCTGGCACCCGCTATTAATAAACCTCGCCAGAAATAAACACTTCATCATCTCCACCACCGAGGGTGCCGGTGCCTTCAATTGTTAGTTCATTCACGCCACCAATGTTGAATGTAACCTCTGCGAATGGATCATCTTCGGTCACTTTTACTTCGCGGATGACCGTGTCGCCGTTTTTGAACTTTAATGTTGCTTGGTTATCTGTTAGTAAGTGGATATCAAATGATACTGTTTGGTATGTGTTTCCTGTTTCAAATGCAAATGCTTTTGAAGCAGAATTAAGTTGTGAGAATAAGAGACCATCTGGATAGAGATTACCTTCTCGGTTTACATACTGTGGGTCAATCGTCTTTTCGATAAAATAACGGTCACGAACGAGGGATAAGTCGTTAACAGACGTTCTTTCATTGGTTTCGCCAATGAGTACTGTTCTTGTGTCAGACTTCCAATCTATTGCAACATCAAAGGCATCTCCAACCGCACGTACAGGTAGATATGTATTTCCTTGGTAGACAATGGCTGAGAGGTTTTGTCCATCACGTGATGGTTGCCAAGCTTCGCCATCAATTTGGAAATCAATACGGTGATCTAAGTGAGCGCGGACCGTCTCTAACATAGAGTTTGCCCCAGCTCCTGCGGCAAATCCTCCCACTAACGTTACCGCTAATGCCCCGATACCAAACTTCTTCTTCAAATCTTTCATTGAAAACATCCCCTATTCATTTTGTTATACAGGGGTCTGACCCCTTAAATGGACAAATAATGGTGGATTATCCTTCTGGAGTGAACAAATTGCCGTTAATAGAGGTTAAATATAACATATTGTGTGTAATGTTTAATAGGGGTCTGACCCCTATTAAACATGCCAGTCATACAGTGAGCGCACGGGGGGATCAAGCGGTTCAGCTGTATAACTGTATTCAGGGAGTTCATAGATTTCAAATTCCGCTGTCACGGTCTCGTCGTCCAATGCAACTTCAACAAACCATGGTTGAAACACATTTAGTCCTTTGTCAGAAAAGAGATATTCAATCGCTAGTGTATTGGTTACATACCGCTCATTATTTGTTGCGTTTTCTAGCGGAACCTCATAGATCGCAAGTGGTTCATTTGGTTCAGAAGCTATATACCACTTAAAGCGGATGTTTGTATATGTATGATGCAATAACCGAACAATGACGGTAACGGCGTGGTTTTTTTGTGTGAATCGATTTGTGAGTCCAATTGGTGTGAAGTCAGGGCTGGCCTCTTCACAAATCGTAATCTCTTTAATCTGACTTTTGAGCTTGTCTACTTGCTGACGTTCGCCCATAAGCAGTCCTTTAGTCTCTGTGACTTTGTATATGAAACGATCGTCCCGATTGATTTAGTTCGCCCTGTGGACTGATATGATCTAGAGGGATTTTGAAAGGAATTGGGTTGCCGGTTCATGTCCTCATTACCTTCTGAAACTGTGGCGACGCTTTCGTAACTTTGTATATGAGCTTTAAATGGTGCAATCGCGTTAGCTCGCTCAACTTTTCGATTAGCTCGTTTCCGTGCTCTTTGTTTCATCCATTCATTCGTATACGGGTGTATCGGAACATTCCAATAAGATAACAATCTAAACTCCCCCTATTCCATGAAATGTAAAACTAGTTAAATATAACTATAAAGTGACATAAACAAGCTGTCAACAGTGAAAACTGTCACTTTGGAATTTTCAAACAATAGAGATGTGAGCCCTTGTTTCACCTAGCTTCTTGAAGGTTTCACTGTATTAGTGGGCGTAAAATAGAAGCTGATAGGGATAGGTGAATTTGTCGAATATAGTAAAAATGTCGTAGGTATCTGTTAAATTTTGTCGAATCTTTTTGTTAAAAAACATGTTATTTTGAGTTCGGTGTATGCCCGTTAATAAATGGTATAATAAAGGAAAAGGCGAAGGAGTGATCATGTTGTCTGCGATGAGGCCTGATTTTTCAAAAACGTACTCGTATGCTGATTATTTGCGTTGGAGTGAAGGGGAGAGGGTTGAACTGATTGATGGCTTTCCTTATTTCATGACACCGGCACCGTCAAGGTTGCACCAACAAATTTTATTAGAGCTTGGTACTCAATTTCATACGCAGTTAAAAGGCCACCCATGTGAGGCTTATGTTGCACCATTCGATGTCCGTTTGGCTGAGGATGAGGATGCAAGTGATGATGACGTGTTTACCGTTGTTCAACCTGATATTGTGGTCGTATGTGATCAAAATAAGCTTGATAAACGTGGTTGTAACGGCGTACCTGATCTAGTTATTGAAATCATCTCTCCTTCAACAGCTTCGCATGACTACATTCGCAAAATGGAGCTATACGAAACATTCGGCGTGAAGGAATATTGGATCGTCCAGCCAACAGATCAAGTCGTGATGGTGTTTAAACATAATCAAC
The window above is part of the Desertibacillus haloalkaliphilus genome. Proteins encoded here:
- a CDS encoding Uma2 family endonuclease, with translation MPVNKWYNKGKGEGVIMLSAMRPDFSKTYSYADYLRWSEGERVELIDGFPYFMTPAPSRLHQQILLELGTQFHTQLKGHPCEAYVAPFDVRLAEDEDASDDDVFTVVQPDIVVVCDQNKLDKRGCNGVPDLVIEIISPSTASHDYIRKMELYETFGVKEYWIVQPTDQVVMVFKHNQQSFDKPTFYDKESTIEPGVISGVEIQLADVFIDDSKID
- a CDS encoding stalk domain-containing protein gives rise to the protein MKDLKKKFGIGALAVTLVGGFAAGAGANSMLETVRAHLDHRIDFQIDGEAWQPSRDGQNLSAIVYQGNTYLPVRAVGDAFDVAIDWKSDTRTVLIGETNERTSVNDLSLVRDRYFIEKTIDPQYVNREGNLYPDGLLFSQLNSASKAFAFETGNTYQTVSFDIHLLTDNQATLKFKNGDTVIREVKVTEDDPFAEVTFNIGGVNELTIEGTGTLGGGDDEVFISGEVY